The proteins below come from a single Candidatus Hydrogenedens sp. genomic window:
- a CDS encoding DUF5989 family protein encodes MKELLKEFWDFLKVRKRYWLAPIIITLLLLAALFIFAGNAGVISPFIYAL; translated from the coding sequence ATGAAAGAATTATTAAAAGAGTTCTGGGATTTCTTAAAGGTTAGAAAGAGATATTGGCTGGCTCCTATTATTATTACTCTGTTATTACTGGCTGCCTTATTTATCTTCGCGGGAAATGCTGGAGTAATCTCGCCATTTATATACGCTTTGTAA
- a CDS encoding MotA/TolQ/ExbB proton channel family protein has translation MNWMNMIYQGGWVMFPLGICSVIALAIILERFFALRMKKNIPENLTQLLSYPNMLKDLETIRSVSQRNVSPLGILVNEIINLRSEPKDVLVEHINTLGRTQITYLERGLTVLQIISVISPLLGLLGTVLGMVDIFNVITVGGIGNAQMLAQGISKALITTVVGLIIAIPSLVAYHLYLRRVEEIGIKIQELIMPFLMKVKSIDK, from the coding sequence ATGAATTGGATGAATATGATATATCAAGGTGGGTGGGTTATGTTTCCACTTGGGATATGCTCTGTAATAGCCTTAGCCATAATATTAGAGCGTTTTTTTGCATTAAGGATGAAAAAGAATATCCCTGAGAACCTTACTCAATTACTTTCTTATCCTAATATGTTAAAAGATTTAGAAACTATCCGTTCTGTATCTCAGCGGAATGTTTCACCTCTCGGCATACTTGTAAATGAAATAATCAATCTTCGTAGTGAGCCCAAAGATGTTCTTGTTGAACATATTAATACATTAGGTCGAACTCAAATAACATATTTAGAACGAGGTCTAACTGTATTACAGATAATATCTGTGATTAGCCCCTTATTGGGTTTACTTGGGACTGTTTTAGGTATGGTAGATATATTCAATGTAATCACAGTAGGTGGAATTGGAAATGCACAGATGTTGGCACAAGGGATATCCAAAGCACTTATAACAACGGTAGTTGGATTAATTATTGCAATTCCATCATTAGTAGCCTATCATCTATATTTAAGAAGGGTTGAAGAAATAGGAATAAAAATACAGGAACTTATTATGCCTTTTTTAATGAAAGTGAAGAGTATCGATAAATAA
- a CDS encoding adenylate/guanylate cyclase domain-containing protein, translated as MPLLIIEQQGISTQTVPIEDKEIVLGRSNDCDVILFTEEISRHHAKIFIKDGAYIIADLKSLNGTYVNRQRIVEHKLKHLDEIWLGSKCRIVFRDDIPKKDSKTFQDKDRHESKYIDQMEHVREEIEEVKNTLFKISKEEAEPTLQKTKEVVTPSIDIKKLTRTYRRLDALYKATQIMGSAHHLDSKLEQVLDLVIEVLGAERGFILLKDENKNTLVTKVARAMGSGLEANLPSMGIAGKSAIDGEPVLMIDRYADVEFGNRESVIARKITSAMCVPLRIEDRILGSIYIDTIKKKAFFDEGDLDLFCSMANQIALAIENAQLNMKMLEEERKRDNFRRFLPDIVVEQIISKGSAIQLGGEKKKVATMFCDIRGSSQMAERLSPQELLFLLNEHFTAMTEIVFAWNGTLDKYIGDEIMAIFGAPISTGDDTYSAVCASLDILKRNEELNVLRVSEGKPAFQLGIGIETGEVVAGFIGSPKRMEYTVVGDRVNSAKRLCDMANPGAIVVGSGAWAELKGRVRGSPIGTFKVKNKEQFIVAYEVKGLI; from the coding sequence GTGCCTTTATTGATTATTGAACAACAGGGAATTTCTACACAGACGGTTCCTATTGAAGACAAAGAGATAGTTTTAGGCAGGTCGAATGACTGTGATGTGATTTTATTCACGGAAGAAATATCGCGACATCACGCAAAGATTTTTATTAAAGATGGAGCGTATATTATTGCTGATTTGAAAAGTTTGAATGGCACTTATGTAAATCGTCAAAGAATAGTGGAACATAAACTCAAACATTTGGATGAAATATGGCTTGGCAGTAAATGCAGAATTGTTTTCAGAGATGACATACCTAAAAAAGATTCCAAAACTTTTCAGGATAAGGACAGACATGAAAGTAAGTATATAGACCAGATGGAACATGTTCGTGAGGAAATAGAAGAGGTCAAAAATACTTTATTTAAAATATCCAAGGAAGAAGCGGAACCGACCCTACAAAAGACGAAAGAAGTCGTTACCCCCTCTATTGATATAAAGAAACTGACTCGTACTTATCGTCGGTTAGATGCGTTATATAAAGCAACACAAATTATGGGTTCTGCACATCACTTGGATTCAAAACTTGAACAAGTTTTAGACCTTGTGATAGAAGTTTTAGGTGCGGAACGAGGCTTTATCCTTTTGAAGGATGAAAATAAAAATACCTTAGTAACGAAAGTTGCACGGGCAATGGGTTCTGGATTAGAAGCGAATTTACCGAGTATGGGTATAGCAGGAAAGTCTGCCATAGATGGTGAACCCGTACTTATGATAGACCGTTATGCAGATGTGGAGTTTGGAAATAGGGAGAGTGTTATTGCCCGCAAAATAACAAGTGCTATGTGTGTTCCCCTAAGAATCGAAGATAGGATATTAGGTTCTATTTATATTGATACGATTAAAAAGAAGGCTTTTTTTGATGAGGGAGATTTAGATTTATTCTGTTCTATGGCTAATCAAATTGCCCTTGCTATAGAAAATGCTCAATTAAATATGAAGATGCTTGAAGAAGAAAGAAAGAGGGATAATTTCCGACGATTTCTGCCCGATATTGTTGTTGAGCAAATCATAAGCAAAGGTTCTGCTATTCAATTGGGTGGTGAAAAGAAAAAAGTTGCCACAATGTTTTGTGATATTCGGGGTTCATCACAGATGGCGGAGCGACTTTCTCCACAAGAATTACTCTTTTTGCTAAATGAACATTTTACGGCAATGACAGAAATCGTTTTTGCCTGGAATGGAACATTGGACAAATATATAGGCGATGAGATTATGGCTATATTTGGTGCACCTATTTCCACAGGAGATGATACATATTCTGCTGTGTGTGCTTCTTTAGATATATTAAAAAGAAACGAAGAACTGAATGTATTAAGAGTTTCTGAAGGAAAACCTGCTTTTCAATTGGGTATTGGTATCGAAACGGGAGAGGTAGTCGCGGGATTTATTGGTTCTCCGAAACGAATGGAATATACTGTTGTAGGGGATAGGGTAAATTCTGCAAAGCGTTTGTGTGATATGGCAAATCCAGGGGCAATTGTTGTGGGAAGTGGAGCATGGGCAGAGTTAAAGGGAAGGGTTAGAGGTTCTCCTATTGGTACCTTTAAAGTAAAAAATAAAGAACAATTCATTGTGGCTTATGAGGTTAAAGGGCTGATTTAG
- a CDS encoding HEAT repeat domain-containing protein, with product MKNNYILINIFLTLIVLVSVAFAQEIPNINDALNYLQTYKFGMNREPLEPILEAIKTTQNNPAKQEQLSKQLVAILPKCFIDGKRFIARQLVVIATPSVVPGIEPLLKDKETIDIACRILEQIPGKEATQSLIKVLKQESISKDDKVAIINSLGRRKDDSSVETLAQYLDNPSPKIQSSVIIALGSIGGKESGNVLWNWAKNKSMLENLDVQSSLLKIASQLELSEKDRALEIYSSLFNNDKVIPVSRGYALRGLVQLKGKEAFNEVWQSVDSEDAILSSTAIDLLKDKSFSDELLLEKCVNTLKTANPRLQLGILEVVASRKISGAISQILDLAENADGEVKISAIQCLGRIGDNRAVEPLVNIVLNGPREIKDIAKDALIKLDNPDTNKYLIEKVQKGNAEVKKLAVDLLTERRSIEAKEIIKNALSKNDKDILDGAINYYAVLGNEEDLSFLFDKLMADAENSSAYLPAISLIIDRVRDEGRKVTLITDQWKKCKNDLQKKSLITLLGNIKSPEACAMLESLWSNEPNLKVSILQSIGQCDDANTLQKIVDEISQEANEEVKNVGILSSLNILRTLNMADRQKYDYYVSLWKMAGDNPSLQKNILGGLAKLSLLEVLDFIEGRNINNAVKADWANARFSVAKNICFSYPSKTIPILEEMLPNLKDNQAKELEYLLNGLKNKGEYIGSWSVSGPYRMEDYGARRLFDEVSFPPETDMSSVKDWRILPIKVRGDGLIYADLAEFSGGAVECVDYVACKITVPEPAEAKILLGSNDGVKVWLNGNLVHSFAEGRTMTPDQDQFPVKLQKDNVLLMAVYNQGAAWEFTMKLQGIASDKISIEPYIP from the coding sequence ATGAAAAATAATTATATTTTGATTAATATATTCCTGACATTAATAGTTTTGGTATCGGTTGCCTTTGCTCAGGAAATTCCGAACATTAACGATGCCTTGAATTATTTGCAAACCTATAAGTTTGGAATGAATCGGGAACCCTTAGAGCCTATTCTGGAAGCAATAAAAACGACACAAAATAACCCCGCAAAACAAGAGCAGTTATCAAAACAACTTGTAGCGATTTTGCCCAAATGCTTTATTGATGGCAAGAGATTTATTGCTCGTCAATTAGTTGTAATAGCAACTCCATCCGTTGTTCCGGGAATAGAACCTTTATTGAAAGATAAAGAAACGATTGATATTGCTTGTCGTATTTTAGAGCAAATCCCCGGTAAGGAAGCGACACAATCCCTTATAAAGGTATTAAAACAAGAATCTATATCAAAAGATGACAAAGTCGCTATTATCAATTCTTTGGGGAGAAGGAAGGATGACTCATCTGTTGAAACATTAGCACAATATCTGGATAATCCATCACCGAAAATACAAAGTTCGGTGATAATCGCATTAGGTTCTATCGGTGGAAAAGAATCTGGAAATGTATTATGGAACTGGGCAAAAAATAAGTCCATGCTGGAAAATCTGGATGTTCAGTCTTCTCTTTTAAAGATTGCAAGCCAATTGGAATTATCTGAAAAAGATAGGGCTTTGGAAATCTACTCGTCATTATTTAATAATGACAAAGTAATTCCTGTGAGTAGGGGGTATGCTCTGAGAGGACTGGTTCAGTTGAAGGGTAAGGAAGCCTTTAATGAAGTCTGGCAGAGTGTAGATAGTGAAGATGCCATACTTTCGTCGACGGCTATTGATTTATTAAAAGACAAATCTTTTTCTGATGAATTGCTTTTAGAGAAATGTGTAAATACATTAAAAACAGCAAATCCAAGACTTCAGTTAGGAATATTGGAGGTTGTTGCCTCTCGTAAGATTTCAGGGGCTATTTCTCAGATTTTAGACCTTGCCGAGAATGCAGATGGAGAAGTAAAAATATCTGCAATTCAATGTTTAGGTCGAATAGGCGACAACCGTGCCGTAGAGCCATTAGTGAATATCGTATTAAATGGTCCTCGTGAAATTAAAGATATAGCCAAAGATGCGTTAATTAAATTGGATAATCCTGATACCAACAAGTACTTGATAGAAAAAGTTCAGAAAGGAAATGCCGAGGTTAAAAAATTAGCCGTTGATTTATTAACAGAACGCAGGTCAATAGAAGCCAAAGAAATTATTAAGAATGCCCTATCAAAGAATGATAAAGATATTTTGGATGGGGCGATTAATTATTATGCCGTTTTAGGAAATGAAGAAGATTTATCTTTTCTCTTTGATAAACTTATGGCAGATGCAGAGAATAGTTCTGCTTACCTTCCGGCTATTTCTTTAATTATTGATAGGGTAAGAGATGAAGGACGCAAAGTAACGCTTATAACGGATCAATGGAAAAAATGTAAGAATGATTTACAAAAGAAATCCTTAATAACTTTATTAGGGAATATTAAAAGCCCGGAAGCATGTGCAATGCTTGAAAGTTTATGGTCTAATGAACCTAACTTAAAGGTAAGTATTTTGCAATCCATAGGACAGTGTGATGATGCAAATACTTTGCAAAAGATAGTAGATGAAATTTCGCAGGAAGCCAATGAAGAGGTTAAGAATGTCGGTATTTTAAGTTCCTTAAATATATTGAGGACCTTAAATATGGCAGATAGACAAAAATATGATTACTATGTAAGTCTCTGGAAAATGGCAGGTGACAATCCATCGCTTCAAAAAAATATTTTGGGTGGACTTGCAAAATTGAGTTTATTAGAAGTATTGGATTTTATAGAAGGAAGGAATATTAACAATGCGGTAAAAGCAGATTGGGCAAACGCAAGATTTAGTGTAGCAAAGAATATCTGTTTTTCTTATCCTTCAAAAACGATACCGATTTTGGAAGAAATGCTTCCTAACCTAAAAGATAATCAAGCAAAAGAGTTAGAGTATTTGTTAAATGGCCTGAAGAATAAAGGAGAATATATTGGCTCGTGGAGTGTAAGTGGTCCTTACCGCATGGAAGATTACGGAGCCAGAAGATTATTTGATGAAGTTTCTTTCCCACCGGAAACGGATATGAGTTCTGTTAAAGATTGGCGTATTTTACCAATAAAAGTCCGTGGAGATGGTTTGATTTATGCAGATTTGGCAGAGTTCTCTGGTGGTGCAGTGGAATGTGTAGATTATGTAGCATGTAAGATTACAGTGCCTGAACCTGCTGAAGCAAAGATATTATTGGGAAGTAATGATGGTGTTAAAGTGTGGCTTAATGGAAATCTGGTTCACTCATTTGCAGAGGGAAGAACCATGACACCTGACCAGGACCAGTTCCCTGTTAAATTACAAAAAGATAATGTGTTGTTGATGGCTGTATACAATCAAGGAGCAGCCTGGGAATTTACAATGAAACTTCAAGGAATTGCTTCAGATAAAATATCTATAGAACCTTATATCCCATAA
- a CDS encoding Gfo/Idh/MocA family oxidoreductase: MNKSNHYSRRTFIKNVLMGTAGITVAPAIIPSYVWGAEPSALPNERITVACIGVGGQGKYDMKAFLSLPEVQVVAVCDVDDNHAQEAQKIVNDFYAQNKNIPDYKGCDVYHDFRDVIARKDVDAVMIATPDHWHPIISIAAAKAGKDIYCEKPLANSIPEGKAVVEAVRKYRRVFQTGSHERSRDNARYACELVRNGRIGKLHTIRVNMPVDNHTPIPPQPEMPIPPGFDYDFWLGPAPKEPYTEKRCHFWFRYILDYSGGEMTDRGAHIIDLGQLGNGTDDTFPISVEGKGFFPKEGLFNTAMSYEFRFEYANGVELLGKSVGPRGIKFEGDKGWIFIYIHRGDLRANPPSLLQETIGPNEIHLGRSKGHHKNFIECVKSRKDPTAPVEVGYHTATMCHMANIAMRLGRKLNWDPEKEMFIHDDEANRMMQPSMRAPWTLG, translated from the coding sequence ATGAATAAATCAAATCATTACTCAAGAAGAACATTTATAAAAAATGTTCTTATGGGAACAGCAGGAATAACGGTTGCACCTGCAATTATTCCTTCCTATGTTTGGGGAGCCGAACCTTCTGCTTTGCCTAATGAACGAATTACCGTTGCCTGTATTGGCGTTGGAGGTCAGGGTAAGTATGATATGAAGGCTTTTTTAAGTCTACCTGAAGTCCAAGTGGTTGCTGTTTGTGATGTGGATGATAATCATGCGCAGGAAGCCCAAAAGATAGTGAATGATTTCTACGCCCAAAATAAAAATATACCGGATTATAAAGGCTGTGATGTATATCATGACTTTCGGGATGTAATTGCTCGTAAAGATGTTGATGCGGTAATGATTGCAACACCTGACCATTGGCATCCTATTATTTCTATCGCTGCGGCAAAAGCGGGGAAGGATATTTATTGCGAAAAACCGTTGGCCAATTCCATTCCAGAAGGGAAAGCAGTAGTGGAAGCAGTCCGTAAATATCGCAGAGTGTTTCAAACAGGTAGTCATGAGCGTTCTCGCGATAATGCAAGGTATGCATGTGAATTGGTAAGGAATGGAAGGATAGGAAAATTGCATACTATACGGGTAAACATGCCTGTGGATAATCATACTCCTATTCCTCCCCAACCTGAAATGCCGATTCCTCCCGGTTTTGATTATGATTTCTGGTTAGGTCCTGCTCCAAAAGAGCCTTATACAGAAAAGAGGTGTCATTTCTGGTTCCGCTATATTTTGGACTATAGTGGCGGGGAAATGACAGACCGAGGTGCGCATATTATTGATTTAGGTCAGTTAGGTAATGGAACCGATGATACCTTCCCCATCTCTGTGGAAGGAAAAGGTTTCTTCCCCAAAGAAGGACTGTTTAACACGGCAATGAGTTATGAATTCCGATTTGAGTATGCTAACGGTGTTGAATTGTTAGGGAAGAGTGTTGGTCCTCGCGGAATTAAGTTTGAGGGTGATAAAGGATGGATTTTTATTTATATTCATAGAGGTGACCTGCGAGCCAATCCTCCTTCTTTACTGCAAGAGACCATAGGACCTAATGAAATTCATTTGGGCAGAAGCAAGGGACATCATAAGAATTTCATCGAATGTGTTAAGTCCCGTAAAGACCCCACGGCTCCTGTTGAAGTGGGTTATCACACAGCGACCATGTGTCATATGGCAAATATTGCGATGAGACTTGGACGCAAATTGAATTGGGACCCTGAAAAGGAAATGTTTATCCATGATGATGAAGCCAACCGTATGATGCAACCTTCTATGAGAGCACCCTGGACTTTAGGTTAA
- a CDS encoding TolC family protein, translated as MAFASFGIKKYLSVCITGICIFMCFVAYSRDTGADTFPLKSEDTTQVSQQLPEYLDLQTAQKIALEQNPSLKAVSERIEQARQKVKQALAQYYPQIIANYTASHTDLSDTAIRRSQNAVWQQSSNAISQSMFRGTGGTSTDILSSIPWETVLNSWISAYQASNSIPESQNNYAINFIIRYTLFDGFARKYSVALAKLGEKATQESQQEAVRMLLSAVANSFYAVQLAEENIRIAEADKAFNERLLYEAKVKQELGAGSLSDVLNFEVLLRSAEAQIINARQNREIARISLAGVMGLNAGILPDYVKLTPLKDETDEDLKNPNVDELLSVALQNRPDLKMLTLIIQQSEAQVGQSRSTLYPQMNVSLSRSATRTVDSEFGSDDFATTVSVDVSYNLFSGGKYRALRAEARAKLREAEQNYYAGRIDVITDVQSTLQELKSAQEQLKLQRENAQYVRKNRDLVEQEYKAGQTSLVRLNQAQKDLIEAEGRLASARVALFRAWYQIKTATAQSLLELK; from the coding sequence ATGGCATTCGCAAGTTTCGGTATTAAAAAATATTTAAGTGTATGTATTACAGGTATATGTATTTTTATGTGTTTTGTAGCCTATTCTCGAGATACAGGTGCAGATACTTTCCCATTAAAATCTGAAGATACAACTCAAGTCAGTCAGCAACTCCCTGAATATTTAGACTTACAAACAGCACAAAAAATAGCATTAGAGCAAAATCCTTCACTAAAAGCAGTGTCCGAACGAATAGAACAAGCAAGGCAGAAAGTTAAACAGGCATTAGCCCAATACTATCCCCAAATCATTGCCAATTATACGGCTTCACACACAGACTTATCAGATACGGCTATACGGCGTTCACAGAACGCTGTTTGGCAACAGAGTTCCAATGCTATTTCTCAATCTATGTTTAGAGGAACGGGAGGGACTAGCACGGATATTTTATCCTCAATCCCCTGGGAAACTGTTTTAAATTCATGGATTTCTGCATATCAAGCAAGTAATAGTATTCCCGAATCACAGAATAATTATGCGATAAATTTTATTATTCGATACACCTTATTTGATGGTTTTGCTCGTAAATATTCTGTTGCACTTGCAAAATTAGGTGAAAAAGCAACGCAAGAATCCCAGCAGGAAGCCGTACGCATGTTGTTATCAGCGGTAGCAAATAGTTTTTATGCTGTGCAATTAGCAGAAGAAAATATTCGAATAGCCGAAGCGGACAAAGCCTTTAATGAAAGACTCCTTTATGAGGCAAAGGTAAAACAAGAATTAGGAGCCGGTTCTTTAAGTGATGTCCTGAATTTTGAAGTTCTATTGAGGTCGGCAGAAGCACAGATTATCAATGCTCGACAGAATCGAGAAATTGCTCGTATATCATTAGCTGGTGTAATGGGTTTGAATGCAGGTATCCTTCCAGACTATGTAAAATTAACACCTCTGAAAGATGAGACCGATGAAGATTTGAAAAATCCGAATGTTGATGAATTGTTATCAGTTGCTTTACAAAACAGACCTGATTTAAAGATGTTAACCTTGATTATTCAGCAATCCGAAGCACAGGTTGGACAAAGTCGTTCTACACTATATCCCCAAATGAATGTATCCTTATCCCGTTCAGCAACGAGGACGGTAGATAGCGAATTTGGTTCCGATGATTTTGCTACAACGGTAAGTGTGGATGTTTCGTATAATCTCTTTTCGGGTGGTAAATACCGTGCATTGCGGGCAGAAGCAAGGGCAAAACTTCGTGAAGCAGAGCAAAATTATTATGCAGGTAGAATTGATGTTATAACAGATGTCCAAAGCACTCTGCAAGAACTAAAATCGGCACAGGAACAACTAAAATTACAACGAGAAAATGCACAATATGTTAGGAAAAATAGGGATTTGGTGGAACAGGAATACAAAGCAGGGCAAACTTCATTGGTTCGATTAAATCAGGCTCAAAAAGATTTGATTGAAGCAGAGGGAAGACTTGCTTCCGCACGGGTCGCTTTGTTCCGAGCATGGTATCAAATAAAGACCGCTACGGCACAGTCCCTCTTAGAATTAAAATAG